AACCTCAAAATGCACCTGCAAGTTCCCCTAGTATTAGCTCAGCTCGAACAACAATCAGAAAGCAAAGTTGCATCAATGTCTAGAACCAACGAGCTTCACCTCCACACATTTTTCATAAGTCGCGAGATCGATGCCTATCGCCTTGCGACCACTGTACTTGTAAAGCGTCTTCACCATCCTGTATCTTTCCCTCAACATGGCAAATGTTTCTTGAGCTCGAGCTTCTTGTACTCCCCACTCGGCTGCTGGGTCGAATCTTCATCCGCATGATCCGATGAATCCTCAAACGGCACGGCCATTCTGGGTTCCACCACCTCCTCTTGCTGATCCGATTCTTCACAGAGCCGGTCATCCTCACATTAGTCATCAGGTAAACAGGCATCACAAGAACCGAACATGATATTCGGTGTGTAAAATCCCTTTCACCGTGACTACTGACCACAATTCGAGATGAAGAACTCAACAAATTGATAATCGTCATCTCTTTGTTGCGTTGAGATAAACGTCTTACCCTCTGCGCAAACCACCAAGCGACGTATTGGCGGGAATTCAGCGCGCCTGATTCGCCGACTTTCGGAGGTGGTGTCGTGTCACTGCTTTGGGCTTCTTTTGTTGCTTTAAGTAGAGTCATACTTCATCGTATCACAGTTCAACTTCCCATTTTCTGCATGAATTTGAGTGTACTTAAGGATTGGTCCCTAGAAACATTAGCTTTCTCAAATTTAGAGGACTGTTGGCAATGTGCACGACGAGCGTCTGTTCTGGTTATGAAACTTAGGCCTTTGTTTGACACGCAGATAGACATCCATTTAGTAATTCACCTATTTCTTTTGTCGCCAATCTCCCATTTATAAACGATACCATTTGTCGCTCTAATGAAGTTATGTTGATAAATGCATGATGAAATATTCAATTCCATGACTTTCTCTTGCCCTCGCCCAATCCGTATTTTATGAGTTTCTTTAGATTGAGTTAGATATTGAAGTGcttaaataatataaatcgGATATGagtcactaaatttgtattgcatagaAATGcgttaaaacaaattaaatggaTCAATTTGGATCGAATTATTTTCATCCCATCTGACTTACCCATTTGACAAATGTGGAGATTGGCAACCAAATCAATCATGTCACACTATTTCATTAATATGATCATTAATGggttttgaaaatataatttaaatagtATTATCTCGCCACATGATGTTATTATCGGTAGAGTTATGTCTCATAAGATAAGATGTGAAAAGGAATTCAGGTCCACGTGGCACTTAGAATGATTGTGATTTTTCTGAGCAATCACTGACGTCGGCTTCTTCCAACGAGAAAAATGAAGCAGACCCCCTGCCGCTCTTCTGACATGATCTGCAGCCATAGCACTTGTCTCCGATTCCATGGTGGCATCCCTCTTCGGCGAGATCTCGACCCTCCTTCCCACGAGGACCTCAATCCAACGGTCCAAAACATTCCAAACGGAGGAAACGACGGACGGGCGAATCTGTCACATCGACATTGGTACAAAAGAGGAAAGATACCTTTAAACTTAGTGGCATACCGATCCGTAGTTTCAACTCACAGTTGGTCTCTTCTCTGCCATTCTGTGATCAGCTGAAAGCCCACCAATTTCATCTGGTTCTTGGTTATGTCTTCAGTTCACCGATTTAAACTTTTGGGATCTTCCGAATTCGTGGCATCGAGTCGCACAGAAAATCGAGTACTTTGATGGGAAAAACGAGTGACCCTTAATTCAAACATGAGCATTGACCCTCTTGCTGTGTTTTCTGAAGTAGAATAAGTTCTGAGTGTTGGAAAGAGTTCAATGGAGACCAAGATGGCTGGTGAAGGACAAAAGTCCAAGGGATGGTTTTGGTGGGTTTTGGTGACTGTCATAGCAGTTCTGGTGATTGTGGCGGTTGCGCTTACAATTCTGAAGGACTTCCATTCCAAGGCGGCGAAGGTCCACCACAGTCCGGTCGAGCAGAAATACGCAGATGCTCTCGGAATTGCTATGCAGTTCTTCGACGTTCAAAAATGTCCGTCCACATGTCCTtctcaaaaaagataaaaatagtaGATGTTTGTAAATGTTGTTAATTTTGTTGATGCAGATGGGCAACAGGCATCAATTCAGACGTACGGTTGTAAATGTTTAGGCAACCACATCCCCCTCTTCGCCCTCtgctatttattttttcttttgtgattgATAGTTagcaaaatgttgaaaaagGAGATAGCAATTCTTCTCTGTGAAAATCTTCTTCATAGTGCTATATGTTCCTGCAGCTGGTCAGTTGGTGAACAACAGGATTTCTTGGAGGGGCGATTCAGGGCTTATGGATGGCAGTGGAGAAGGCTTAGACTTATCGAAAGGAATGTATGATGCAGGGGACTCGATGAAGTTCAGTTTCCCCATGGCTTTCACTGCGACAATGCTCTCGTGGGCGATTCTGGAGTATGGAGATCAGATGGATGCGGTGAAGCAGTTGAGAAATGCACAGGACTCGCTCAAATGGATCACTGATTATCTCATCAATGCTCATCCTTCACCAAATGTGCTCTATATTCAGGCAAGCCTAGTTCTTAAAAGCCTATGATAGACGTTACAAAGTAGTTTCTCGACTTTTGCTTAAATGGTACTCGTGCTTTCATTTCACAACTTCTCAGATGATTTTCCATGAGAATCAAGCGGATGATGAGATGGTCATCAGAATCTGTTGTCGATTGTCTTCTATGAACCTACAAAACCTATCTCGCTTCCTTTCCCTGATTCTGTTTGCTAGCCATTTTTGTGCTGCAACATCAACTTGTTGCAGGCGATTGTAAGCATGACTGATAAGCCAGTTTGAATTGTCAATAGGAACTGAGATTCTCATTTCAGTATCCCTGAGGCGTTCATTCTCAACCGCCAAATTGGCCAGTCTAATATGAGCATTCGAAGAGGAAGCGCCTGCTTGTTTATGATTTTGATCCttcctttttttggctttaaaatttatatatcgTGTCGTTCTTGAAGGTGGGTGATCCCGACTTGGACCACGAGTGTTGGCAAAGGCCCGAATCCATGACCTTGCAAAGACCCCTTACACAAGTGAACACGTCGTATCCAGGAACAGAGGTTGCAGCAGAGACTGCCGCTGCAATGGCGTCGGCTTCTTTGGTCTTCAAGAAGATCAACTCCACTTATTCGAGTTTGCTGCTGATGCACGCGCAGCAGCTATTTGCTTTTGCTGATACCTATCGGGGTTCCTACAGTGTCACAGCCCCCAGCGAGCAAAGATTCTACAACTCTTCGGGCTACGGAGATGAACTGCTTTGGGCAGCTAGCTGGCTCTACCTTGCGTCTGCTGACAGATCGTACCTAAGATATGCAACGATTGACCATGGACAGGAATTTGGTAATTGGAGACAACCGAGCTGGATTAGTTGGAACGACAAGCTTCCAGGAGTCCAGGTATATCTGAGgatcctctttttccttttacctCATGGAAGTGGCTAAATTGTGTTTGTAGTGTGTACCTGTTTGTCGAGCTAGGATTTCATAACTTAGGGATGAGTCTTTGCCGTATGGAAAACAGGACATGACTCTTCTTGATTTTCAAGCAGGTGTTACTATCGCGTGTAGATTTCTTCGGAGCGAGCGAAGTTCCGATCACTGAGAATCTCGCGCTCCAGATGTATAGGGAAACTGCTGAGATGATGATGTGTAGCCTTCTGCCCGATTCGCCAACTGCCACGTCAAGCAGAACAGAAAGTAAGCGCCTGAACACGGATAAAAAGAAATTCCTTTTCACGATTTTATCCGGATAGCCCTCTGATACTGAGATTTTCTCTCATGAAATTTGGGCTGATTTTTTCTTCTGAAGCAAAACATGACTTCATCAGGATCCAGATTGGTCCTgtcttctcttatttttcatttgaggAATGAGATTGCCTGTGATCCAGGTGGGCTGATCTGGGTGACTGAATGGAACTCACTGCTGCATCCCGTCGGCTCTGCATTTCTAGCCGTCCTTTACAGCGATTACATGCTCACTTCTGGTACCGAGGCTTTGTTTTGCAGCGAAAGATCCTATACACCAGGCAATCTTCGTGATTTCGCGATTTCACAGGTACACTTTGATGCCGGaatagttcatttttttttatggtcggCTAGGACTCGTGCCATGTCAACACTGCTTTCCAGGATTTAAAGTCCTGAATTCTTTATCCGGCTCTCGGGATTGCAAAAGCAACAAATCTAATGTTGTCTATTTTGGGTCCAACACCTTCATCTTCAACAAATCCATGAAGAGCTCAATGTTGGCAACCTGGTTTCTTTGCCTCTTTCCAGAAAGCTTCTGTCAATGTCCTTGAAGAAGATACTTCTAGTCAATGCAAACCATAATCATTGTCTAAACTAATTCAGCGCAAATCATGCTCATTTTAAGTTTAACTGCTCCTTGTTCTCGTTTCAAAATTTCTCAGGTGGATTACGTGTTGGGCGAAAACCCGATGAAGCTGAGCTATCTAGTTGGGTTCGGGGAAAACTACCCTCAGTATGTGCACCACAGAGGGTCTTCCATCCCGGCCGACGCAACCACAGGGTGCAAAGACGGGTTTAAGTGGCTCAACTCCTCCGCCCCCAACCCGAATGTGGCGGTCGGAGCGCTCGTGGGCGGGCCCTTCCGGAATGAGACGTACAGCGACTCCCGTAACAACTCAATGCAAGGCGAGCCGAGCACTTACAACAGTGCGCTCCCGGTTGGCGTCCTCTCGGGTTTGGTCACGTCCTCTTCGGTGGCGAATTCCTTCCTATAGGGGTGGCGAATCCTTGTACAAATGTTGGATGTCGCGTCCTCCGGCGGCTCGCTAGGATCTTGCCTTTCAAAGAGGAGAGAAGGTGTTCCCCAGCACGCTGCAGGAGGGTATGAGCTTTTTGCCAGCTTCTCTTGGAAATGAGGCTTCAGGCTTTTCCAATTTGTTTTGCTGGAATTCAACATCTGGACAATCCGTGCCCATTTGAATCATGTGTAAAGAGTTCCCTTCTTGACTGAAATGGGTCAGTCTCAGAATTTCAGGTCTTTGTGAAGTTTTCAGATTGCTTTCACTTGATCGTTTGATGCTTAGCTTTGTTCCTTTTTCATATAATGCagtgtttttgaaaaatattttacaaaaattatttttcagaaaaataataatatttttcagtattcggttgaaacttgaaaataaactaaaaagaTATTTTCTGCAATGCaatatgaaaaattcaattcaattttcctCTATGAactctttttaataattttttatttttaaaaaatctaatttttaattatttttcttttttcattttgtacttttgttttttcttttcctccttccttctttgtTGCTAGCCATGGTGACGGCTGGTGACTGGCCAAAGGAAAGCTTGAGCTCATTGGCCTAAAAAAGGCTTGTCAATCTAGCAAGGCCTGAGGTCGTGAAGCTCACTTTCTCTGATTTGGTGAGTGGCTATCTCCAACTCAAGCTTGGTACAGGCCATCGAGGCTCGTTTGTAGTAGGTCACCATGATTAGCAATCgatcgaaggaggaggaaaaaaaataataaaagaaaataattaaaaagaaaataaagaaagaagtgGGGATTAGTATGAGTGTTTGATGAGAgagtgagaaaaatattttcctctgtttgaaaagcagaaaatattttccttttactaataaattttttgtgaaacgggcgtcaaaaaattcaaaaaatgtttttcatgaagTGAATGAAGCCTTTAtgatttattaaaattcaatcataTTCATTGTATTTTCCTTAAGAAATTGGCCTAATGTAAGAACTGAATTTCTATAAATGCATTAAGATTTGATTGATA
Above is a window of Eucalyptus grandis isolate ANBG69807.140 chromosome 9, ASM1654582v1, whole genome shotgun sequence DNA encoding:
- the LOC104419664 gene encoding endoglucanase 2; this encodes MAGEGQKSKGWFWWVLVTVIAVLVIVAVALTILKDFHSKAAKVHHSPVEQKYADALGIAMQFFDVQKSGQLVNNRISWRGDSGLMDGSGEGLDLSKGMYDAGDSMKFSFPMAFTATMLSWAILEYGDQMDAVKQLRNAQDSLKWITDYLINAHPSPNVLYIQVGDPDLDHECWQRPESMTLQRPLTQVNTSYPGTEVAAETAAAMASASLVFKKINSTYSSLLLMHAQQLFAFADTYRGSYSVTAPSEQRFYNSSGYGDELLWAASWLYLASADRSYLRYATIDHGQEFGNWRQPSWISWNDKLPGVQVLLSRVDFFGASEVPITENLALQMYRETAEMMMCSLLPDSPTATSSRTESGLIWVTEWNSLLHPVGSAFLAVLYSDYMLTSGTEALFCSERSYTPGNLRDFAISQVDYVLGENPMKLSYLVGFGENYPQYVHHRGSSIPADATTGCKDGFKWLNSSAPNPNVAVGALVGGPFRNETYSDSRNNSMQGEPSTYNSALPVGVLSGLVTSSSVANSFL